In one Phaenicophaeus curvirostris isolate KB17595 unplaced genomic scaffold, BPBGC_Pcur_1.0 scaffold_455, whole genome shotgun sequence genomic region, the following are encoded:
- the MRPS24 gene encoding small ribosomal subunit protein uS3m, which yields MAATAAARALRAVPCVPLVPAATRALHTTPARLKVRAARVRGGRGDKAVTYETAHPPHYIAHRKGWLSLHTGNLDGEAGAAERAVEDAFLRRFLAGTFPGALADAVVLKRRANLVVVCALLARVLPPAKLYFLVGYTETLLSHFYKCPVRLELQTVPAKVVYKYL from the exons ATGGCGGCGACCGCGGCCGCGCGGGCCCTGAGA GCCGTGCCCTGCGTGCCCCTCGTCCCCGCTGCCACCCGCGCCCTCCACACCACCCCTGCCCGCCTCAAG GTGCGGGCGGCGCGGGTGCGAGGGGGCAGGGGGGACAAGGCGGTGACCTACGAGACGGCGCATCCGCCCCACTACATCGCCCACCGCAAGGGCTGGTTGTCCCTGCACACGG GGAACCTGGACGGCGAGGCGGGCGCGGCCGAGCGAGCGGTGGAGGACGCCTTCCTGCGCCGCTTCCTGGCGGGGACGTTCCCGGGCGCGCTGGCTGACGCCGTGGTGCTGAAGCGCCGAGCCAACCTGGTGGTGGTTTGCGCCCTCCTGGCACGGGTGCTGCCGCCCGCCAAGCTCTACTTCTTGGTGGGCTACACCGAGACCCTGCTCAGCCACTTCTACAAGTGCCCCGTGCGCCTCGAGCTCCAGACCGTGCCCGCCAAGGTGGTCTACAAATACCTGTAG